The proteins below are encoded in one region of Helianthus annuus cultivar XRQ/B chromosome 2, HanXRQr2.0-SUNRISE, whole genome shotgun sequence:
- the LOC110899716 gene encoding uncharacterized protein LOC110899716 yields the protein MPDKTVHTNKKDGATFDHDSPYYIHPSDYPRQMHVNETLTDGNYADWSQEMTNFLFAKNKVGFIDGTIKKPNPSAAEYMGWMRCDAMIKGWLNTAMEKEIRNSVKYASMAEEMWKDLKERFGKQSAPWAYELKQMLLA from the coding sequence ATGCCAGATAAAACTGTCCACACCAACAAGAAAGATGGAGCTACCTTTGATCATGATTCGCCATATTACATCCACCCCTCAGACTATCCTAGACAAATGCACGTGAACGAGACCCTCACCGATGGCAACTACGCCGACTGGTCTCAAGAAATGACCAATTTTCTTTTTGCCAAAAACAAAGTGGGTTTCATAGATGGGACCATCAAGAAACCGAATCCTTCCGCTGCAGAATATATGGGATGGATGAGATGCGACGCAATGATTAAGGGATGGCTGAACACAGCCATGGAGAAGGAGATCCGAAACAGCGTTAAGTACGCAAGCATGGCTGAAGAGATGTGGAAGGATCTAAAGGAAAGATTTGGAAAGCAAAGTGCCCCTTGGGCATATGAACTTAAACAAATGTTGTTAGCATAA